GCATCGGCGAGCGTGGCCCGATAACCTAGTCTGGCCACAGCGGCCGTCAGCGCGTCGGGTGACGTGCCGGCCTCGATAGCGAGCCGGGCGCTGCCCTTGGCGTAGGACACTTCCGCCGAGCGCACACCGGGGACTTTCTCCAGGGCGTCCTTGACGTGAACCGCGCACGAGTCGCAGGTCATGCCGGTGATCTTGAGAGTGGTCATACCATCGTTCCTTATTCGTGTGGGCCGCCGTCTAGCACGGTCAGCCGTGTTTCGCAGGGAGTTCGCAACCATCCGGGCCGCAGCGGCGATGCGCCGGCGACACGAAGTCCCAGATCGACACCCCAATCATCAAGGCCAGGCCGACGTACATCAGGTTCGCCGTCCACCAGTTGCCGAGCAGCCAGACTGTGGCCGCGAACACGATGGCCGGCCCGATCATGCCGAGCAGGCTGCGCAGCCATTGCCGATGACTGAGCCAGCCCAGCGCGTTCGCCACGAAAGCCAGCGCGGCAAACAGCGGCAGCAGGCGGCTGATGAACAAGCCCTCGTACTGGCTCAAGGAGCCCAGCCCAATGGCCGCGCCAAAGCTGGCGAGCGCCGGGAAGCAGGCGGCGCAGCCCATCGCGGAAACGACGCTGCCGAGCGCGCCGGTTTTATCGGCAATGCGAGTCATCAGTCCCATGATGTGGCTCCCGTTGTTGATGTTGGCTTAGTGGCTCACTGCTTGACGCTGGACGGATAGCCGGCGTCTTCGGTGGCCTTGGTGAGCTTCGGCACGCTGGTCTTGGCGTTGTCGAAAGTGACGACAGCCTCGCGTTTCTCGAAGCCCACATCGACCTTGCTCACGCCCTCGACCTTGGAGAGCGCTTTCTTGACGGTAATCGGGCAGGCGGCGCAGGTCATGCCGGGCACCGCTAGCGTGACGGTTTGGGTAGCGGCCCACACGGGAGCAACAACGGCGGCGAGGGCAAGGGAGGCAAACAGTTTCTTCATGATGAACTCCTGGTTAATAGAAAAAGGGAACGACATAGGGAAATCCAAGCGCGACCAGGACCAGCACGGCCACGATCCAGAAAATCAGCTTGTAGGTGGTGCGCACCTGCGGAATCGCGCAGACCTCGCCCGGCTTGCACGCCTGCACGGGCCGGTAAATACGCTTCCAGGCGAAGAACAGCGCCACCAGCGCCGCGCCAATGAAAATCGGCCGATACGGCTCCAGCACCGTCAGGTTGCCGATCCAGGCCCCGCTAAAGCCCAGGGCGACCAGTACCAGCGGCCCTAGGCAGCAGGTTGAAGCGAGGATGGCGGCCAGCCCGCCGGCGAAGAGCGCACCGCGCCCGTTTTGCGATTCAGACATACGTTGGCCTTTTGAATTTGGATTGGATAGCGTAACCTTACTTCCGTACTCATGTACGGAGTCAAGCGATATGGAAAATACTTTGGAGAACCTAACCATTGGCGTTTTTGCCAAGGCGGCCGGCGTCAATGTGGAGACGATCCGGTTCTATCAGCGCAAGGGCTTGCTGCCCGAGCCGGACAAGCCTTACGGCAGCATCCGCCGCTATGGGGAGGCGGATGTAACGCGGGTGCGGTTCGTGAAATCCGCTCAGCGGTTGGGCTTCAGCCTGGATGAAATCGCCGAGCTGCTGCGGCTCGACGATGGCACCCACTGCGAGGAAGCCAGCAGCGTGGCCGAGCACAAGCTCAAGGACGTGCGCGAGAAGATGGCCGACTTGGCGCGCATGGAAACCGTGCTGTCTGAACTCGTGTGCGCCTGCCATGCACGAAAGGGGAATGTTTCCTGCCCGTTGATCGCGTTACTACAGGGCGGGGCAAGCCTGGCAGGGGCGGCGACGCCTTAGCGTGCTTTATTTTCCGTTTTCTGAGACGACCCCGATATACACACCATGCTCGCGCTCCTGCCCGATCAAATGCGCCTACCCATTATCCATACCAAGTTAGAAGGACTATCCGTGGCTGAAACCGCAGAACGCACTGGCCTTACCGAGTCAGCAGTCAAGGTAGGTGTCCACCGGGGGCTCAAAAAACTGCATACATTATTTCGAGGTAAACCATGAAAACGGACGATCTCATTCTCATGCTGGCACAGGGCGATGTGGCCGTACCCCGTCATGTTGTAGCCAAACGACTGGGCATGGCTTTAGGTATTGGGTTAATGGCGTCTTTTGGACTGATGTTGGCTGTTTTAGGGCTGCGCCCCGATCTTGAATCGGCAAGTATGCTACCCATGTTTTGGGTAAAACTTGCATTCGCGTTGAGCATGGGGCTGATTGGACTGATTGCCGTCAAGAAAATCGCACGGCCTGATGGAACAATTAAACACACGCTCTGGGCCACGGCGTTCCCGATCGGCCTCATTTGGCTTTTATCGTTGATACTGGTGGCGCACGCACCGTCTTCTCAGCGATGGCACATGCTGTTTGGTGAAACTTGGTACGAGTGCCCATTGTTGATCACGATGCTCTCCGCGCCCATTTTCATTGCCCTGCTATGGGCCATGCGTAGCCTAGCACCCACTCAATTGGGGCTGGCGGGTGCTGCCGTTGGTTTGATGTCTGGCGGCTGGGGGGCTGTTGTCTACAGTCTGCATTGCCCTGAAATGGGCGCACCGTTCATCGGCACGTGGTATTTGCTGGGTATCCTGATCCCTACCGTGATCGGCGCATTGCTCGGAAAAACACTGCTGCGTTGGTAAGTTCCCAGCAAAAAACTGCATCAAGAGTCATCGAATAACCCGCGCTGGTTAGCCCGCCAGCTTTTGCAGATCGATCGCGATATGAAAATAGGCAATCATGAATTCAAACATCATGCGCCAGAAGAGCTCTGCAAACAGAAAGCAGAAGACACAGGCCAGCACAAGCCCAGCACGCTGCAACGAACTCAAATAATCCCTACCTGCGCTGTCCATCTGACGCTGAGCCCGATCCAGCCATTGGTACCGCCGTTTGAGCCAAATCCAGAGAAATATCATCGCCAGTGGCATCACCACCGCGCCAAGGTAATAGAACACCAGCAGAGCGTAGGGGCTCACATAACGGCGAAAACTCAGAAACTCGAGTAATTCAGCCATGGTGGGCACAAGCCAGCCCCTGATCGATCAGTGCGCATGCGAATTCAGACAATTGGAAACCTCAGTAGCCCAGTCGGCGACGGGCCTCACTGTGTAATTCGGGCGTCGCTGCGGCACATACCGTCGTGGTATCCAGACCAACCGGCTTACCTTCAAGATCGGTAAACACGCCACCGGCTTCGAGAACAATGACCGATAGCGCGGCGATATCCAACACGTTCACATCCGACTCGACAACCAGATCAATCGCGCCACGAGCCAGCAAATGATAATGGTAGAAATCGCCATAACCGCGCGTTCGATTGACTTCACGCACCATACTTGCCAAGCCGGCCCAACCGGTCGGATTGGCGGCCAGCGTCTTGAGATTGCCAACAGATAACGTAGCGGCGGCCATCGTATCAATCTGGCTTACCTTCGCTGCCTTATCCATCCAGAATGCACCGCCGCCCTGCTCCGCATAGGCATACTCGCCAAACACCGGCGCACTCGACACACCCAAAATGAGCTGATCGCCCCGCATCAGCGCAATCTGGGTCGAGAAAAACGGGTATTCACGCACGAAGCTCTTGGTGCCGTCGATGGGGTCGACCAGCCAGGTATATTCTGCATCCGGGCGGGTTTTACCCGTTTCCTCACCATAAAACCCATGATCCGGAAACTGTTCGAGAATGACCGCTTTGATGGCCTCTTCCGTTTCCACATCGGCCACCGTGACCGGTGAGGCATCAGCCTTGATTGTGATATCCACATTCTGCTGCCAATATTTGCGAACCACCGTTTCAGCGGCGCGGGCAGCGGCAAGTGCCGTTTCTAGATAAATGCTGGACATGAACCCCTCACAGATAGCAATAAATTTGCAGCTAATTTACCCGAATCCCCATGGAATGTGTGAACTACCCGCCAACAGGCGTGCTAATGCAGCGGACGGGGGAGCAAACAGACGCATTTCTTCGTTGACAAGGATTAAAATACTGCCTAACATTCGCGCCTCAAAGCCTAGGTGGCGGAATTGGTAGACGCACTAGTTTCAGGTATTAGCGAGTAAAATCGTGGAGGTTCGAGTCCTCTCCTAGGCACCAACTTATAGTTTTGTTGCTTCCCAAAAGACTACAAACATTAATTAAACCCGCACTAACACCCCTGTTTAGCGGGTTTTTTTACGCCTGGGCCACAATCAGCGACTGAAGGACCCCCTGCGCGATTGGACGTGTCGTTCAGATGTCGAAAATCAAATGTTTGCCCGATACGAAATCATGTTCGAATATCAAAGCAATGATCATCTCAATAGCTCAATAAAAAAACCCGCTTTGTGCGGGCTTTTTAACTGGTGCTGACGACTACGAACAGTGTTGATTCACCAATCGAAGTCGTTTGAGACTAACGGTGGCGGTTAAGCCAAGAGCGAGCGAAGCATCCAGGCATTTTTCTCGTGCAACTCCATTCGACGCGTCAGCAAATCAAGCGTTGGTTCGTCACTGGCCGCTTCGGCAACAGGGAATACGCCGCGTGCTGTGCGGACCACGGCTTCTTGCCCTTTGACCAGATGGGCAATCATATCGTTGGCAGCCAGCTTTTCATCGGGGATCGTAAACGATGACAATTCCGAGAATCGGGTGAACGACGCGGGGGCAAAGGCACCCAGCGATCGAATGCGCTCGGCAACTTCATCAACGGCGGCAAAAAGTTCGGTGTATTGCGTTTCAAACATCAGGTGCAAGCTATTGAACTGCGGCCCGGTGACGTTCCAATGGAAGTTGTGCGTCATCAAAAACAGGCTGTAGGAATCGGCCAAAAGTCGGCTCAAACCCTCTGCAATCGCCAAACGATCCTTTTCGCTGATACCGATATGAATGCCGTCACTTGCTG
This region of Halothiobacillus neapolitanus c2 genomic DNA includes:
- the merP gene encoding mercury resistance system periplasmic binding protein MerP, which produces MKKLFASLALAAVVAPVWAATQTVTLAVPGMTCAACPITVKKALSKVEGVSKVDVGFEKREAVVTFDNAKTSVPKLTKATEDAGYPSSVKQ
- a CDS encoding sigma factor-like helix-turn-helix DNA-binding protein; this translates as MLALLPDQMRLPIIHTKLEGLSVAETAERTGLTESAVKVGVHRGLKKLHTLFRGKP
- the merR gene encoding Hg(II)-responsive transcriptional regulator produces the protein MENTLENLTIGVFAKAAGVNVETIRFYQRKGLLPEPDKPYGSIRRYGEADVTRVRFVKSAQRLGFSLDEIAELLRLDDGTHCEEASSVAEHKLKDVREKMADLARMETVLSELVCACHARKGNVSCPLIALLQGGASLAGAATP
- a CDS encoding DUF4282 domain-containing protein; amino-acid sequence: MAELLEFLSFRRYVSPYALLVFYYLGAVVMPLAMIFLWIWLKRRYQWLDRAQRQMDSAGRDYLSSLQRAGLVLACVFCFLFAELFWRMMFEFMIAYFHIAIDLQKLAG
- the merT gene encoding mercuric ion transporter MerT: MSESQNGRGALFAGGLAAILASTCCLGPLVLVALGFSGAWIGNLTVLEPYRPIFIGAALVALFFAWKRIYRPVQACKPGEVCAIPQVRTTYKLIFWIVAVLVLVALGFPYVVPFFY
- a CDS encoding NrsF family protein is translated as MKTDDLILMLAQGDVAVPRHVVAKRLGMALGIGLMASFGLMLAVLGLRPDLESASMLPMFWVKLAFALSMGLIGLIAVKKIARPDGTIKHTLWATAFPIGLIWLLSLILVAHAPSSQRWHMLFGETWYECPLLITMLSAPIFIALLWAMRSLAPTQLGLAGAAVGLMSGGWGAVVYSLHCPEMGAPFIGTWYLLGILIPTVIGALLGKTLLRW
- a CDS encoding Dps family protein — its product is MAKKKITAETTASDGIHIGISEKDRLAIAEGLSRLLADSYSLFLMTHNFHWNVTGPQFNSLHLMFETQYTELFAAVDEVAERIRSLGAFAPASFTRFSELSSFTIPDEKLAANDMIAHLVKGQEAVVRTARGVFPVAEAASDEPTLDLLTRRMELHEKNAWMLRSLLA
- a CDS encoding inositol monophosphatase family protein; translation: MSSIYLETALAAARAAETVVRKYWQQNVDITIKADASPVTVADVETEEAIKAVILEQFPDHGFYGEETGKTRPDAEYTWLVDPIDGTKSFVREYPFFSTQIALMRGDQLILGVSSAPVFGEYAYAEQGGGAFWMDKAAKVSQIDTMAAATLSVGNLKTLAANPTGWAGLASMVREVNRTRGYGDFYHYHLLARGAIDLVVESDVNVLDIAALSVIVLEAGGVFTDLEGKPVGLDTTTVCAAATPELHSEARRRLGY
- the merC gene encoding organomercurial transporter MerC; this translates as MGLMTRIADKTGALGSVVSAMGCAACFPALASFGAAIGLGSLSQYEGLFISRLLPLFAALAFVANALGWLSHRQWLRSLLGMIGPAIVFAATVWLLGNWWTANLMYVGLALMIGVSIWDFVSPAHRRCGPDGCELPAKHG